In the Treponema maltophilum ATCC 51939 genome, TGCGTATACAAGCGAGTTTACAAACGATGAAGACGGCGTTGCCCGTTTTATCGAAAAACACGTGCTATAAAACCCGCTGCAAAAACTGCTGCAAGCGTTTGTTTTGCGGATGATTGAATATTTGTTCGGGCGTTCCTTTTTCGGCGACGAGCCCGTTATCCATAAAAAGCACCTTATCCGCAACTTCGCGGGCAAATCCCATTTCGTGCGTTACAACCGCCATCGTCATGCCTTCTTCGGCAAGCTCTTTCATAAGAGCGAGCACTTCGCCGACCATTTCCGGATCCAAAGCGCTTGTCGGTTCGTCAAACAACATAACCTCCGGCTTCATGGCTAAAGAACGCACAATCGCGATACGCTGTTTTTGGCCGCCTGAAATTTGCGAAGGATAAACGCCCGCTTTATCTTCCAAGCCGATGCGTTTTAACAAAGTGAAAGCTTGCTCGCGAGCCTGTTCTTTTGTCATAAGTTTTAACGTAACCGGCGCGAGCATGATGTTTTCCAAAACGGTTAAATGCGGGAACAGATTGAAGTGCTGAAAAACCATGCCCATTTTTTGCCGCACCGCGTCTATGTCGACTTTTTTATCGGTTATTTCAAGACCTTTAAAACGGATGCTGCCGCTTGTCGGCTGTTCCAGTAAATTAAGGCAGCGCAAAAAAGTGCTTTTGCCCGATCCGGACGGCCCGATGATGACAACCTTTTCGCTCCGTTCTATCGTTTCGGAAATGCCTTTTAAAACGGCCAATTTGCCGAATTGTTTTTTCAAATCTTTAACTTCTATCACTTTGCGCCAGCCTTTTTTCAAAAACGGAAAAGATTTTCGTCAGTCCGAGCGTCATTACCAAATATAAAAATCCCACCGACAAAAGCGGGATCCACGCGTTATACGTTGCGTTGCGGATCATGTCGCCGACCTTCGTTAAATCGGTAACGGCGATAAAACTTGCAACGGCCGTTTCTTTGATCAATGTTATAAACTCGCTTGTGTACGCGGGCAATGCGGCTTTTGCCGCCTGCGGAAAAATTATTTTTATAAGCGTTTGTCTTCTCGATAAACCGAGCGAGCGGCCGGCTTCCGTTTGACCAACGTCTACGCCCTGTATTCCGCCGCGGAATATTTCCGTGCAGTAAGCGCCCGAATTGATTCCGTATGCAAGAACGGCAACCGTAAGCCTGTCCAGTCCGAGCGGCGCAAACACGACAAAGTAAAAAATCATAAGCTGGGTCGCAAGCGGAATACCGCGGATAATTGTCGTATATAATTCACCCGCGCCGCGCAAAATGCGGTTTTGCGATATTTTCAACAATGCGAACACACAGCCCAAAACAGTGCCGATAATAATCGAACACATCGATATGTACAGCGTCGTGCCGAGTCCCTGAACCAGCAGTTTCCAGCGGTCGCCGACGATTATCGTATCATAAAAGGATTGCAGCACCCTTTTCCTCCGATGCGGCCGAAGCGCCGATTAAACGGAAAAACCGGCGCCGCCGTCCGAATCTTTGTCCGGAACAGTGGACGCCTTTTTCCCGGCGGCTTTAAGCGGCCCGTAAATTTATTTTCTGATTATTATAACTTGTTCGGATGCATAATACGGATCCGAAAAATCCACGTTCTTTTTGCGCTCTTCGGTAACGGACATTCCCGCGGCGATAAAATCTATCGCGCCGGACGACAAAGCCGGAATGAGGCTGTCGAAAGCCATATCGACAACTTCAAGTTTTGCCTTATAATCCTTTGCGATATATTGCCCCATCGAAATATCGAAGCCGACGATGTTCGTGCCTTCCACATATTCAAAGGGCGGAAAGTTTGCATTCGTCCCCAGCTTTACGACGGCTTTTTGTTCGGAAGCGGCAAGGGTTGCCGGGATTTTTATTTTTCCGTCAACCGGCATAAAAGAGGCAATGAGCTTTTCGTAGGTGCCGTCGCCTTTCAGCTGTTTGATGGTTTTATTTATCGAAGCAAGCAGCGCCGCATTTCCTTTTTTAACCGCGATCGCGTACTCTTCTTTTGCGAACTTGTCGGTTACGATAGTCAGCGTAGGATTCCTTGCAACGATTTCTTTTGCGGGAAGCTCGTCCAAAACGACGGCATCGATGGCGCCGTTTTTCAAATCGAGCGCGGCGTCCATTCCCGATTTAAAGGAAGCGATCTTTGCGCCCGGAACGTTTTCCTGCACATACAGCTCGCCGGTAGTTCCGGCTTGAACGCCGATGCGCTTTCCCGCCAAGTCCGCAG is a window encoding:
- a CDS encoding amino acid ABC transporter ATP-binding protein, with protein sequence MIEVKDLKKQFGKLAVLKGISETIERSEKVVIIGPSGSGKSTFLRCLNLLEQPTSGSIRFKGLEITDKKVDIDAVRQKMGMVFQHFNLFPHLTVLENIMLAPVTLKLMTKEQAREQAFTLLKRIGLEDKAGVYPSQISGGQKQRIAIVRSLAMKPEVMLFDEPTSALDPEMVGEVLALMKELAEEGMTMAVVTHEMGFAREVADKVLFMDNGLVAEKGTPEQIFNHPQNKRLQQFLQRVL
- a CDS encoding amino acid ABC transporter permease, whose protein sequence is MLQSFYDTIIVGDRWKLLVQGLGTTLYISMCSIIIGTVLGCVFALLKISQNRILRGAGELYTTIIRGIPLATQLMIFYFVVFAPLGLDRLTVAVLAYGINSGAYCTEIFRGGIQGVDVGQTEAGRSLGLSRRQTLIKIIFPQAAKAALPAYTSEFITLIKETAVASFIAVTDLTKVGDMIRNATYNAWIPLLSVGFLYLVMTLGLTKIFSVFEKRLAQSDRS
- a CDS encoding transporter substrate-binding domain-containing protein, whose protein sequence is MKKFASIIGLLSLACAFLFAGGAKEQVVITSAADLAGKRIGVQAGTTGELYVQENVPGAKIASFKSGMDAALDLKNGAIDAVVLDELPAKEIVARNPTLTIVTDKFAKEEYAIAVKKGNAALLASINKTIKQLKGDGTYEKLIASFMPVDGKIKIPATLAASEQKAVVKLGTNANFPPFEYVEGTNIVGFDISMGQYIAKDYKAKLEVVDMAFDSLIPALSSGAIDFIAAGMSVTEERKKNVDFSDPYYASEQVIIIRK